The following nucleotide sequence is from Deltaproteobacteria bacterium.
TCTCTGACAGATAAATGCTGCGCAGATATTTCAGGCCCGCTTCTTCGAGATCCGTCCCCACCATCTCATCCTGGTCATGCCCCGAAAATCTACCTTCTTCGTTGCCTGCCAAATAAATTTCAAACAACTTCTCATAAGCCTTCTTGGCAAGGGCATAATCACCAGCTTCGTAAAAATCATTTATCCTTTCAAAAAGCGAACCGATTTCTTCAACCCAGGAGTCATCTCCCCAGGCCCTTTCTTCCCCATAGTCATCATCCCATCCCCATCCGGTGGTGTATTCATAATTTTCAGCCCGTTGTCCAAAGGCCTCGATCTCCCGCAGCAGGAATTCGCCATCTGTCATCGTCGGCTTAGTCGATTTTATAGTGCCTTTTGGCTTTTCAGGACGGACAAAGCGATCAAGGTATCCCCTCCGTTCCCGTGGCGGGAGATTCATGGCATGACCCCGAATGATCTCTTTCAATTCGTCGTGACTAAACTTTTCAAGACGGGCGTTCAATTCCGAGATGAATTCTTTCAAGGTGAGGTTTGACATAATCTCTCTTTAATACCTTACTTAAATGACACCCATGGTATATCAAGCAAGTTCAGCGCCCTTTTTTTCACACTTCCTCAACTTGGAGATACTCGTATTCGTTAGTCTGCTGCCTTGAGTTCTCAGGGCCATTTTGCATCGAATAGCCAATGGCCTCATAGCCCTTAAGGCGTTTTTTATACATCCGCATTAGCGTTGGGACGTGAAGGTCGACATAATCGTAAACTTGCACCACTCGTTTGTTATCGTGAAGCCGATGGAGACGCCCCACGTACTGCTGGAGCGTACCGCGCCAAGAAATAGGCATGGCTAAAAAGAGGGTATCCAGTCTGGCATCATCAAACCCTTCTCCAATATACCGTCCTGTAGATATGATCACTCGTTCCTTTGAATCTGGAACGGCTTTAATTTGATCAGCCAGTGCCTTACGTTGTTTACTGCCCATCCCGCCCCTAAGAACGATGACATTCTGGGCGGAATCCTTGAGCCGTTCCGCAAATTGCTCTAAGTGTTCAACCCGTTCCGTTAGAAGGAGGGGGGAGCGTCCCATTTCCAAAGCTCTCAGGAGATCATTGAAGATCAATTCATTACGATGCTTGTCAAGTACAAGGGCAGCGTAGATATCCTGAATTTTCACTTCGGCTGATTCTGGAGCCATTTTAAAATTGGTATACCTTGTTATGACCACATGCTCAAAGGGTCTCGCGGCTGCCTGCTTCTTGGCACTTTCCCTAAAGCGGATAGGACCACACTGCATTAAGATTATAGGATGATGGCCGTCCTTGCGGATAGGAGTTGCAGTGAGGCCCACAACGTACTTAGCTTTCACCTGTTTGAGAACCTGTTCAAAGGTAAAGGCAGGGATGTGGTGGCATTCATCAACAATGACTTGACCATATCCGGCCACCATGTCTTTGACCACCCCCTTACGATTGAGGCTCTGGATGAGGCTGATGTCGATAGAATCGGTAACTCTCTTTTTGCCCCCACTCACCTGACCAATGTCTTCCACCGGCATACCCAAGAATAATGCTAACCGGTCACGCCACTGGTCCATGAGTTGCCTGCGGTGGACCAACACCAGCGTGTTAACTTTTCTTTTGGCGATAAGCCATGCCGCTATCACGGTCTTACCAAAAGCGGTTGGGGCTGACAGGATACCGTTGTCGTGAGCCAAAAATAGCTGAGCAGCTTCTTGTTGCAAGGGGCGAAGTTCCCCCTTAAAAATCATGTTTATCGAAATGCCCCCAAAACGCTCGTCAGCCAGTTCTGGCTTGATATTGTGTGTTTTGAACAACGCCAGTGCATCATCGAGGCAACCCCGGGGGAGGCCCACATAGGATGGGAAATCCTCCGCACAACCAATGATCCGGGGTTTACCGAAGGTCGACAAGCGCATGGCCTGAGCCTTGTAGAACTCCGGGTTCTGAAAAGCAGATAGACGAATCAGACGGTTTAACATAGCAGGAGGTAACCCATTTTTTTCAATATAGATCAGGTTACCCTGAACTATTCGGACAGTTTGGGGGAACGGTCCCTGAATGGTTTTTTCCTTTCTTTTCTTTGAGGGCGGCAATGTCCATGGATCCTCTTCGATCCCTTCATCGGCCAAGCTTAAGCGGACGCCAAGGACGGTTCCATTTCGTGAAGCCTCCTGGACTATGGTGTCCACTTTCTCCGACTGGATTCTTTCAATTGTGGAAAGAAATAGCCACTGGACTGGATAGGCTTCGAACTCCCGATTTAGAAAGACACTATTGTCTTTCTCTCTGGGGAGTCGTTGTAAGGGAAGGGCGATGAGATTCCCGAACCCACCCTTGGGCATCGTATCCTGAGTTGGAAAGAAACGATCATAAGAATCCAAGCCGATTTGATGGCGTCGTTCCATGGAACGTGTCAAGATGGAACAACCAAATTTCCGCGCCAGGGAAGCCTGAACCGGACGGTCGAAGAACATCCAGATGTGACCTCCATTTCCTGATCTCGACCGTTCCAGCGCTGCAGGAACCCCCATCTCCCCACAGGTTTTAAGAAATACAGCCGCATCCTCTTGCCAGGCTTTTTTATCAAAATCAACAACCAAGAACCAGCAGGTTTCATCCGGCAAGAGTGGGTAAACCCCAATCGTATGTTTTCCAAGCAGATGGCCAAGAATCACTTCATCTGTGACGGGCTTGAGCTCGCGATTTTCACAGTCGGCACATTTCACCATGGGTTTGCCACAAAAGGTACGGTTCCATTCGTTTGCACAAGCAGGAGAATAACCAGAATTTCCTTTTTCCCCTTCCCATCTGATTGGATAAACGTCTTCACGCCCACGGAACAAGGACCGAAAAAGAGCAATTTGGGTTTCTATTGAAGAGTTATTAGTAACCTGGGGTGCCGTAAGGGTATATGGCGTGGATGGTTCCGATATAATTGGTTTGGGTGTTGGAGTGCGAACTTCAGGATGTAACCCGAGTAGCTTCTTTAACCGTTCATTTTCCTCCCTCAACGAAGCACATTCTCTTAATGCTTTTTGGAGTTGGTTTTGAAGGTCCTCGGCATCAATCATCTAACCACCACTTTATCAAATACGAAGAAGTTTAAAATTTGCTCACGCTTAGTTTCATCCTCCAAAACATCCTCTCCAGTGAACCAACTGGCGACAACGTGGCGATTTATTTCTGCGCAGGCTTACCCCCCGCCCTTGCTACCGGGTATTAACCACTGCTTTGACAGCAACACCCAATAGAAAAAAAGGCGAACTAGCTGTAATGATTACCGGTTCGCCTTAAAACCTTAATGTTCAAGGTGTTCGTAAAGGTCAATAATATTGGCTGGTAACACCTTGAAATTATTAAGCTTGTTTATGGCTCCCCGAGTCCGCCTCAGGCGGACAACCTAGTGGTTAATCCGCTTGAGGCGGACTCTGCCGGTTGAGCTTTACAGAAAGAATCCGTTCATAGATCCATCGGCGTCCTTGCCCCGACTTCAAGGCCTTTTCTCTTTTCGTGGCTTCAACTCTTGATGAATACTCTTCCGAATAAACCAAGTGCCATGGTCCTATTTGCTTTCTGGTGTATCTATGCCTGCCCAGTGAGCTGTCATTGTGCTCTCTAAATCTTCTTTCCAGGTCGGAGGTATGACCGATATAAATCTTTCCAGTCGATTCACTCTGGAGGACATACACCCAGAAAGGCATTGGCATCAACCGCCTAAGCATAAAAAAGGCTTGATCCGCAGAAGACCAAGCCTTTTGTCTTTGGATGGCTCCCCGAGTAGGACTCGAACCTACAACCTAGTGGTTAACAGCCACCCGCTCTGCCGGTTGAGCTATCGGGGAGCAGGGGAATATTTTATCTTATCAAAACTCCCTTAATCTACCGGCAATCCAGTGGTTAATCCGCCTCAGGCGGACTCTGCCGGTTAAGCTATCGAGGAGCAATTTCTTTCATCATTCCTATTCAGCTCAAAGCTCATTCTTTAACCGTGAAATCCACCCTCCGCCCCTACAATCGCTTACGCCCCTTGCCCGCCGGGACTCGAATCCCGCCTCAGGCGGGATTAACAGCCACCCCCGCCAAGGCGGGGTTGAGCTATCGGGGAGTATAAAAAAAACTTTATCGAAAATATCAAAGGAATGTAAATTTTCTAACACAAATTAGGCCGGATGTCAATTCTGCAAAATCGTTATTTAATCTTCTCTACAAAAATCTTTGCAGCCTTGAGGGCATCTTTAACCACAATCACGTCCTCTAAAAGCCCTCGATAGTAACCTGCAATATGCAATAACTTATAAAGTTTTTCGAACTCTTTAAAGAGCTTGCCGTTGTGAACCATCAGATGCTTTCTCAGCGCTTCCCTGTATCCATCCACAGATTCGGGGAGCTCTTTTTCATCAAATCCTTTTCGGAGTAAATACTCATCGATAGCTTTCAGGGATGGCAAGATATGCGGTTCCGCAAGCCTCCGGAACAGGTTTAACATCGGTATAGGTGTTATCCTCTACAGGGATAGTTTTCAATATCGCTTTGGCATTTTCTAAATATCTTAACGCTTCCTTCATCTCAAGACTCCTTCAATTTACGGCACAATTTATTCTAAAAGTATTGTGACGATTTCGTCAAGCCAATTTAGAGGATGGCCGAACCCGCATTGAGGTCAGATTCCAGGACGAAACCGCGTGGCTGAGTCAAAAGTTGATGGCTGATTTATTCCAGATAACGGTCCCGACAGTGAACGAGCATATCCGGGATATCTACAAAGAAGGTGAGCTACAGGCGGCGCCAACTATTCGGAAATTCCGAATAGTTCAAAAAGAAGGATCCCGTCAGGTCACTCGGGAAATGGATCATTACAACCTCGATGTTATCATTTCAGTGGGCTACCGGGTCAAATCGCACCGCGGCACGCAGTTCCGCATCTGGGCCACCCAGCGATTGCGGGAATACATCATCAAGGGCTTCACCCTCGACGATGAACGTCTCAAGCAGGCTGGCGGCGGAAACTATTTTGATGAACTTCTGGCCCGCATCCGGGATATCCGATCCTCGGCCGAGAGATTGGCTTGAATCAATAATGCAGGGGGACCGCCAACGATTTAATTTTTCCCCTCAAGCTCTTTAAGCTTCCTGATTAAGGATTATTTGTCCCGCTTCAATCCCTGACAAGTAATGAATTACAGCCCCTTCAAAATACCAGTTAGAGCCCAAGGTAGGTTTTACGGAGGACCTCGTTTTGAAGCAATTGCTCGCCAGTGCCTTCGGCGATGATCTTGCCCGAGGAAAGGACGTAGTTACGGGAGGCCATCTTAAAGACCGTGCTGACTTCCTGCTCAACAAGGAGAAGGGTGATTCCAAGATTCCGGATCTCACCGATCTTTTCAAAGACATGTCTCCGCAGAATGGGGGCCAGCCCGGTGGAGGGCTCATCAATGCACATCAGTTTTGGCCGAGACATCAATGCCCTTCCGAGGGCAAGCATCTGCTGCTCCCCACCGGAGAGGGTTCCGGAGATCTGGTTGGATCGCTTATTAAGCACAGGGAATAACTGATAGACTTTCTCAAGGTTATCTTGTATTTCTTTTTTCTCTATCAGGAGATAAGCACCGGCATACAGATTGTCGATAACCGTCATTTCACGAAACGGTCTTCTCCTTTCGGGACAATGAATCAAGCCTCTTTTAACAATCTCGTAAGCAGGTATTTGATCTATTCTCTCCCCGTCAAAGGTCACCATACCCTTGATGGTTACGTCTCCACCCGTTGACCGACGGGTGATCTCCCTTTCCCAGGCAACCAGCCCGGTAATGGCCCTGAGCAATGTAGATTTGCCGGCCCCGTTGGGCCCAACCAGGCTCACCAACTCCTCCTTCTCAACGCTCATGCTCAGGTCGTTGATGATCATGGCCCTGTCATAGCAGACCGTCAAATTGGTTACTTGCAGCAGCAAGGTTAGACTCCTCCTTCGCCCAGGTAAGACTCGATAACTTCTTTATTATTCACCACCTCTTCCGGGGTGCCATCAGCGATAACTTCCCCATAATTGAGTACGATGATTCGATCCACAATCTTCATTAACTGCTGAAGCTTGTGTTCGATGATAATCATGGCAGGTCCTTCGCTGTGCAAGCGACCGAAACGGCCGCCTTTGTGAAGTCGGTGGATGGATTTGCCCATAAGATCGGTCTCGGCAGGACTCAGCCCCCCGAAGGGTTCATCCAGGAGAAGCAGTTCCGGCTCTGTGGCCACGGCCCTGGCGACCTCCAGCCGCTTGAGATCACCTTGGGAAAGGGTGGAAGCCTTTTCCAGGGACATATCGGAGATGCCTGCAAACTCCAGGGCATCCATAGCCTTGGCCTCGACTCTCTTGACCCATTCACCCCTTTTCATGGCCCGGGGGCTCAGGCACGATACCATGACATTGGCAATAATGGGGAGACGGCGGAAGGGCCTCATGTTCTGGAAGGTGCAGGCTATTCCCAAGTTTATGATATCCCAGGTCTTAACCCCGACAATGTTCTTGCCCTTAAAGCGGATACTCCCTGCATCAGGTTTCAAAATGCTGGTTATCAGCCGCACCAGGGTGGTCTTGCCGGCACCATTAGGGCCGATCAGACCCACCATTTCGTTCCGGTTCATAGAGAAGCTCACGTCATTAACAGCTCGGAGTCCCCCGAAGTCCTTAATGAGACCATCCAGTTCTAAGAAGGGTTGGTTCATATCAGGTTTCCTCGGCCTCTTCTCTCAGCTCCCGGCGGGAGACCTTGCCCACGTCTGTCTTGGGAAGCTCTCCACGGAATTCGATGATCTTGGGGACCTTGTAGTGCGCCAGATTTTCTCGACAGAATTCCATAATTTCTTCTTCGGAGATCTTACCCCTGGCATCGCTCTGTAACACCACATAGGCTTTTATCAACTGGCCCACTTTGGGATCCGGTACACCAACCACTCCGGCAGCCTTAATCTGTGGATGTCTATAGAGCACCTCTTCCACGTGCCGGG
It contains:
- a CDS encoding DEAD/DEAH box helicase family protein yields the protein MIDAEDLQNQLQKALRECASLREENERLKKLLGLHPEVRTPTPKPIISEPSTPYTLTAPQVTNNSSIETQIALFRSLFRGREDVYPIRWEGEKGNSGYSPACANEWNRTFCGKPMVKCADCENRELKPVTDEVILGHLLGKHTIGVYPLLPDETCWFLVVDFDKKAWQEDAAVFLKTCGEMGVPAALERSRSGNGGHIWMFFDRPVQASLARKFGCSILTRSMERRHQIGLDSYDRFFPTQDTMPKGGFGNLIALPLQRLPREKDNSVFLNREFEAYPVQWLFLSTIERIQSEKVDTIVQEASRNGTVLGVRLSLADEGIEEDPWTLPPSKKRKEKTIQGPFPQTVRIVQGNLIYIEKNGLPPAMLNRLIRLSAFQNPEFYKAQAMRLSTFGKPRIIGCAEDFPSYVGLPRGCLDDALALFKTHNIKPELADERFGGISINMIFKGELRPLQQEAAQLFLAHDNGILSAPTAFGKTVIAAWLIAKRKVNTLVLVHRRQLMDQWRDRLALFLGMPVEDIGQVSGGKKRVTDSIDISLIQSLNRKGVVKDMVAGYGQVIVDECHHIPAFTFEQVLKQVKAKYVVGLTATPIRKDGHHPIILMQCGPIRFRESAKKQAAARPFEHVVITRYTNFKMAPESAEVKIQDIYAALVLDKHRNELIFNDLLRALEMGRSPLLLTERVEHLEQFAERLKDSAQNVIVLRGGMGSKQRKALADQIKAVPDSKERVIISTGRYIGEGFDDARLDTLFLAMPISWRGTLQQYVGRLHRLHDNKRVVQVYDYVDLHVPTLMRMYKKRLKGYEAIGYSMQNGPENSRQQTNEYEYLQVEEV
- a CDS encoding GIY-YIG nuclease family protein, translated to MPFWVYVLQSESTGKIYIGHTSDLERRFREHNDSSLGRHRYTRKQIGPWHLVYSEEYSSRVEATKREKALKSGQGRRWIYERILSVKLNRQSPPQAD
- a CDS encoding DUF5618 family protein, translating into MPSLKAIDEYLLRKGFDEKELPESVDGYREALRKHLMVHNGKLFKEFEKLYKLLHIAGYYRGLLEDVIVVKDALKAAKIFVEKIK
- a CDS encoding DUF5618 family protein, with the protein product MKEALRYLENAKAILKTIPVEDNTYTDVKPVPEACGTAYLAIPESYR
- a CDS encoding ABC transporter ATP-binding protein, with product MLLQVTNLTVCYDRAMIINDLSMSVEKEELVSLVGPNGAGKSTLLRAITGLVAWEREITRRSTGGDVTIKGMVTFDGERIDQIPAYEIVKRGLIHCPERRRPFREMTVIDNLYAGAYLLIEKKEIQDNLEKVYQLFPVLNKRSNQISGTLSGGEQQMLALGRALMSRPKLMCIDEPSTGLAPILRRHVFEKIGEIRNLGITLLLVEQEVSTVFKMASRNYVLSSGKIIAEGTGEQLLQNEVLRKTYLGL
- a CDS encoding ABC transporter ATP-binding protein — encoded protein: MNQPFLELDGLIKDFGGLRAVNDVSFSMNRNEMVGLIGPNGAGKTTLVRLITSILKPDAGSIRFKGKNIVGVKTWDIINLGIACTFQNMRPFRRLPIIANVMVSCLSPRAMKRGEWVKRVEAKAMDALEFAGISDMSLEKASTLSQGDLKRLEVARAVATEPELLLLDEPFGGLSPAETDLMGKSIHRLHKGGRFGRLHSEGPAMIIIEHKLQQLMKIVDRIIVLNYGEVIADGTPEEVVNNKEVIESYLGEGGV